One segment of Gemmatimonadaceae bacterium DNA contains the following:
- a CDS encoding aldo/keto reductase, which yields MKRRHFIKSMAAYSALPVLSQSQAAKPITKIIPSSGERIPVIGMGTWQTFDVGRSAESRAGLRLVLQEFFDRGGRVIDSSPMYGSSEPVVGALLQQMRPRRAAFAASKVWVPGKRLGVSQIESSRKLWSIQRFDLLAVHNLLDWEAHLETLRDMKADGRLRYIGVTTSHGRRHDLLEQIMRKVPLDFVQFTYNLADRSGEDRLLPLAQERGIAVMINRPLDGGGLFDRVRGKQLPGWAAEAGVQNWAQFFLRFVVSHPAVTCAIPATSQRAHMSENMGAGFGRMPDAAFRRRMADYFRVL from the coding sequence ATGAAGCGCCGACATTTCATCAAGTCGATGGCTGCTTATTCCGCCCTGCCGGTGCTGAGTCAATCGCAGGCGGCAAAACCCATCACGAAGATCATTCCGTCGAGTGGCGAGCGCATACCTGTCATCGGCATGGGAACATGGCAGACTTTCGATGTCGGCCGCTCGGCTGAATCGCGGGCCGGATTGCGGCTAGTGCTTCAGGAGTTTTTCGATCGCGGCGGGCGGGTGATAGACTCGTCGCCGATGTATGGAAGTTCGGAGCCCGTCGTCGGTGCTCTCCTTCAGCAGATGAGGCCCCGGCGAGCAGCCTTTGCCGCAAGCAAAGTGTGGGTACCCGGCAAGCGGCTCGGCGTGAGTCAGATCGAGTCGTCACGGAAACTATGGAGCATCCAGCGATTCGATCTCCTCGCGGTGCACAATCTTCTGGACTGGGAAGCTCATCTCGAAACACTTCGCGACATGAAAGCGGACGGACGGCTGCGCTATATCGGCGTAACCACGTCGCACGGTCGCCGGCACGATCTGCTCGAACAAATCATGAGGAAAGTGCCGCTCGATTTTGTGCAGTTCACCTACAACCTGGCAGATCGGTCGGGCGAAGACCGCCTGCTGCCCCTGGCGCAAGAGCGCGGGATCGCCGTGATGATCAATCGGCCGCTCGATGGCGGAGGGCTATTCGACCGCGTGCGCGGGAAGCAGCTACCGGGCTGGGCTGCGGAGGCCGGCGTTCAGAACTGGGCGCAGTTCTTTCTCAGGTTTGTCGTGTCGCACCCAGCCGTCACGTGTGCAATCCCTGCCACCTCGCAGCGTGCGCATATGTCTGAGAACATGGGTGCCGGCTTCGGCCGAATGCCGGATGCCGCGTTTCGGCGGAGGATGGCGGATTACTTCAGAGTGTTGTGA
- a CDS encoding cysteine desulfurase-like protein, with translation MMTTAVDLTSPVASVAEIRAQFPALDRIHNGNQVAYFDGPGGTQVPRSVADAMVDYLYHHNANTEWAYPTSAETDAALASARMTFADFLNASANEIVFGANMTTLTFHVSRALGRRLSEGNEVIVTELDHHANVDPWRELARERGVTVQTVGMIAETGQLDWDEFERLLSRKTKLVAIGAASNALGTVNDVARATRMAHEMGALVFVDAVHFAPHFLPDVRELQCDFLACSAYKFYGPHVGILYGRTELLESIDIPRLRPAHDTGPERCETGTLNHEGIVAAAAAIDFFASLSSSGTSRRGRLKATYAELHARGMEQISAMWEGLSAVEGVRLYGPPPEMPRTPTVAFTIEGMSSREAARKLADRGVFVSNGDFYAATVVERLGLSTEGLVRAGAAIYTTMDEVSRLVEGVRLLGYASRA, from the coding sequence ATGATGACAACCGCCGTCGATCTTACTTCTCCAGTCGCGTCAGTCGCCGAAATCCGCGCTCAATTCCCGGCGCTCGATCGCATCCACAACGGAAATCAGGTCGCTTACTTCGATGGACCTGGCGGCACCCAGGTGCCCCGAAGTGTCGCCGATGCGATGGTGGACTATCTCTATCATCACAACGCCAACACTGAGTGGGCGTATCCCACAAGCGCAGAAACGGACGCTGCGCTGGCATCAGCTCGCATGACTTTCGCCGACTTCCTGAATGCCTCGGCCAACGAGATTGTATTCGGCGCGAACATGACGACGCTCACCTTCCATGTCTCGAGGGCGCTCGGCCGCAGGCTTTCCGAGGGAAACGAGGTCATCGTCACCGAGCTCGACCATCATGCCAACGTCGACCCGTGGCGCGAGTTGGCCCGTGAGCGGGGTGTCACCGTGCAAACCGTAGGGATGATTGCCGAGACAGGGCAGCTCGACTGGGACGAATTCGAACGGCTGCTGAGCCGGAAAACGAAGCTCGTCGCGATTGGAGCCGCGTCGAATGCGCTCGGAACGGTGAACGATGTTGCCCGCGCCACCAGGATGGCTCACGAAATGGGCGCGCTGGTTTTTGTCGACGCGGTTCACTTCGCGCCTCACTTTCTACCCGACGTGCGGGAGCTGCAATGCGATTTCCTTGCATGCTCCGCGTACAAGTTCTACGGTCCGCACGTTGGTATTCTTTACGGCAGGACCGAACTGCTGGAATCGATCGACATCCCCAGGCTGCGTCCAGCGCATGACACCGGGCCGGAAAGATGTGAAACCGGTACTCTCAATCACGAGGGAATTGTCGCGGCCGCGGCCGCCATCGACTTCTTTGCATCATTGAGCTCATCGGGAACGAGCAGGCGCGGGCGTCTCAAGGCGACATATGCCGAGCTGCACGCTCGGGGCATGGAGCAGATCTCGGCAATGTGGGAAGGTCTCTCAGCAGTCGAGGGAGTTCGCCTCTACGGGCCGCCTCCAGAAATGCCGCGCACGCCGACAGTTGCGTTCACTATCGAAGGCATGAGTTCCCGGGAAGCTGCGCGCAAGCTCGCCGATCGGGGTGTCTTCGTTTCGAACGGCGATTTTTATGCTGCTACTGTCGTCGAGCGATTGGGGCTCTCAACTGAAGGGCTCGTCCGCGCGGGCGCGGCCATCTACACAACCATGGATGAAGTATCGAGGCTGGTGGAAGGTGTCCGCCTCCTCGGCTACGCTTCCCGCGCATGA
- a CDS encoding lipocalin-like domain-containing protein: MSAIRRSLHVPKLLAVSAVLVICSTGCASASGSAPALVITHSAAVPDARALVGTWRLVSFESRLPGGQIRYPMGRVVAGQLIYDAVGNVSAHIMDVSRPAFASGDRAMGTETEVRAAFVGYLAYYGTYAADHARGTVTHHIAGASFPNWIGRDQFRIFSLDGDRLTLTTPPIRAGGEDLVTVLIWERTVTTQRGRIP, translated from the coding sequence GTGAGCGCAATCCGTCGTTCTCTGCATGTGCCGAAACTGCTAGCTGTCTCCGCCGTCCTGGTGATCTGTTCAACGGGTTGCGCATCAGCTTCAGGAAGCGCGCCGGCGCTGGTCATCACACACTCAGCCGCAGTACCGGACGCTCGCGCACTGGTCGGAACCTGGCGCCTCGTATCGTTCGAATCACGGCTGCCTGGCGGGCAGATTCGGTATCCGATGGGGCGCGTAGTTGCGGGGCAACTCATCTACGACGCCGTTGGCAACGTATCGGCGCACATCATGGATGTCTCGCGCCCCGCGTTTGCTTCCGGCGATCGCGCGATGGGCACCGAAACAGAGGTGCGCGCGGCGTTCGTTGGATACCTGGCGTACTACGGTACCTACGCCGCCGATCACGCTCGCGGAACTGTGACACACCACATTGCAGGGGCATCGTTCCCGAACTGGATCGGTCGCGATCAGTTCCGAATCTTTTCGCTCGACGGCGACCGGCTCACGCTCACCACCCCGCCGATTCGCGCGGGAGGCGAGGACCTTGTCACCGTTCTCATATGGGAACGAACGGTAACGACTCAGCGAGGGCGGATTCCGTAA
- a CDS encoding SRPBCC family protein, with protein MTIWIETIEPERSFSFRWHPYAVENDVDYSAEPPTLVSFTLEDLGESTRLTIVESGFDAIPESRRAKAFSMNSSGWAGQAGNIRKFIGEKTAKRDSERSARIAHLSQMASDGPCFDSHPEMKAKRSGSITIEISVMNSVKTPYRGSLCSSTCQRYIL; from the coding sequence ATGACGATCTGGATCGAGACAATCGAGCCGGAGCGGTCCTTCTCCTTCCGCTGGCACCCGTACGCCGTCGAGAACGACGTCGATTATTCGGCCGAGCCGCCGACGCTGGTGTCGTTCACGCTCGAGGATCTGGGCGAAAGCACGCGGCTCACTATCGTCGAGTCGGGCTTCGACGCGATCCCCGAGTCGCGCCGTGCGAAAGCGTTCAGCATGAACTCCAGCGGATGGGCCGGACAGGCCGGGAACATCCGGAAGTTCATCGGTGAAAAAACGGCGAAGCGAGATTCCGAGCGGTCAGCTAGGATCGCTCATCTCTCGCAGATGGCGTCGGACGGCCCGTGCTTCGACTCACACCCTGAAATGAAAGCGAAGCGCAGTGGAAGCATCACGATCGAGATCAGCGTGATGAACAGCGTGAAAACGCCATATCGCGGCTCCTTGTGCTCGAGCACGTGCCAGAGATACATACTGTAA